The following coding sequences lie in one Arachis hypogaea cultivar Tifrunner chromosome 9, arahy.Tifrunner.gnm2.J5K5, whole genome shotgun sequence genomic window:
- the LOC112710504 gene encoding trihelix transcription factor ENAP1, which produces MDDDDEIQSHPSPASGSPASSPRENGRITVTVAAPAPQQQPPPAPNSVALALPIQQQPAPPPRGNGGGSGGGGGGGREDCWSEGATAVLIDAWGERYLELSRGNLKQKHWKEVAEIVSGREDYGKTPKTDIQCKNRIDTVKKKYKLEKAKIATAGVPSKWPFYDRLDQLIGPTAKIPGAGNTPSPATQKVPLGIPVGIRSSGNNNNQFQTLKNQNQNQNKQVKNQKLSFRRRHPTHPESDSSDRDPPSPVSSDSFPPENYERKRPRMQQQREMEMNPNGPKGREPGLVTKAKGKSWGCAVRELTQAILKFGEAYEQAESSKLQQVVEMEKQRMKFAKDLELQRMQFFMKTQLEISQLKLGKKGTNNNAGNHHSSNTNNHHNNNSDSE; this is translated from the coding sequence ATGGACGACGACGATGAGATCCAGTCACACCCGTCTCCGGCGAGCGGATCCCCGGCGTCGTCGCCGAGGGAGAACGGCCGGATAACGGTGACGGTGGCGGCGCCGGCACCGCAGCAGCAACCGCCTCCGGCTCCTAATAGCGTGGCATTAGCGCTTCCGATTCAGCAGCAACCAGCGCCTCCCCCGAGGGGAAACGGCGGCGGTAGcgggggaggaggaggaggagggagggAAGATTGCTGGAGCGAGGGCGCTACGGCGGTGCTGATTGACGCGTGGGGAGAGAGGTACCTTGAACTGAGCAGGGGGAACCTGAAACAGAAACACTGGAAGGAGGTAGCGGAGATCGTGAGCGGAAGAGAGGACTACGGCAAGACACCAAAGACCGACATACAGTGCAAGAACCGGATCGACACCGTCAAGAAGAAGTACAAGCTCGAGAAGGCAAAGATCGCCACTGCCGGCGTACCTAGCAAGTGGCCTTTCTATGATCGCCTTGACCAGTTGATCGGTCCCACTGCCAAGATCCCCGGCGCCGGTAACACCCCCTCCCCGGCCACACAGAAGGTTCCGCTTGGAATTCCGGTAGGGATCCGCAGCAGCGGTAATAACAATAATCAGTTCCAAACTCTAAAGAATCAAAATCAGAACCAAAACAAGCAGGTGAAGAACCAGAAGCTCTCGTTCCGGAGGCGTCATCCTACTCATCCAGAGTCTGATTCCTCGGATAGAGACCCGCCGTCTCCGGTGTCCAGTGACAGTTTCCCGCCGGAGAATTATGAGCGGAAGAGGCCGAGGATGCAGCAGCAGAGAGAGATGGAGATGAACCCAAACGGGCCTAAAGGAAGGGAACCGGGACTAGTGACGAAGGCGAAGGGGAAGAGCTGGGGGTGTGCAGTGAGGGAATTGACTCAGGCAATTCTCAAGTTTGGGGAGGCTTACGAGCAAGCGGAGAGTTCGAAGCTTCAGCAGGTGGTGGAGATGGAGAAGCAGAGGATGAAATTCGCCAAGGATCTTGAGCTGCAGCGGATGCAGTTCTTCATGAAGACACAGTTGGAGATCTCGCAACTTAAGCTTGGTAAAAAAGGTACCAACAACAATGCAGGGAATCACCATAGCAGCAACACCAACAACCACCATAACAATAATAGTGACAGTGAGTGA